The sequence GATGAGAGAGTGAATGGTGAACGGTTTGTTCGTCTTCGTCCGAAGAGATTAAATAAACAGCATGAGCGAGCTTAAGGAGGATTCAATATATGGAGCATACCGTTGAGAACATCCAGGTCGAGGGTGTCGACGTCGAAGCCTGCCTCGAAGTACCGCTGGAAGACGTGGCTGGGGGCGTCGACGTGGGTTCCGGAGTGGGCCGGGAGCTTCATCTCCGAGAAATAGGCGACGGAGGAGCCGTTCTCCATGGACTTGGACAGCCAGAGGAAGCGGCCTAGCCCCTCTTCCAGCTCCCACCCCGGCATGTCCTCCCGGTAAGCGTGGGTGATGTCCACGATCCTGCCGCCGCCGTACTCCTCCCTGCGAACCACCAGCAATTCCGCCTCGCCGCCGCACTCCGCCGGCTCCGGGTACCCCGGATGAGccgaggcggcggcggaggaaattatttcgacgaggaggaggaggaggaggagtgtgGTGGTAGTGGCCATGGCGCTGCTGATGCTCGAACTGGCTGGTCGTCGGTGTCGTGTCCGTTCGATTAAATAGAAATTTCAATTCGGGTGCTACAAAACGACACAGCAATGGTGAAGGGGTGCTGATAAAAGTCAATGGTGGGTCCCCCATACCAACTGGGTAGGACGGCGTTGGGGTGACATTTGAATTATTGCGTGAACTTTCTAGATACGCACCGACTCCTTAAACCTTGCTTTAACTTTCTACATACGCACCTACTCCTTATACCTTAACATGGTCCACGCTTAGTGTCCATTGGGTCCCTTTCGTCTACCAATCAGTCCACGGGTACAGAACATTTCTAGGGGTTGAATACTCATGTGTTGGAAGCTCAGATGAGTCACCCAAAGAAGGCCCCGCGACTCCGACCGTCAGGTAAAgactgtgtatatatatatagaatgtAATCTAATCAGTTGGTGGGCTATCACTAAATCCAAATCTGAAGAGGGATTGGGGATCAAAGATCTCTAATTAGTTAAGAGAATTATTGTTGCTAAAAGATTACTgcatgatagggcatattttgacAGCCACCTCATGGCTGACGTGGTGCACGCTCACTAACAAAGCACAAATCATACCCGTGCAGCTTGAATTTATACGAGATAACATTGTCCTACCTCAACCATCACTGATGATGTACGATGGTGTTACATGACGTAGAGTCGTACAAGTCAGCCCGTGTCGTGCAAAAAGTATGTGTCGACCTCCTAAGATATCATAGAATATTAACGAGCCTCGTGCGATCGACCATTTGacaaatatatttaaaagttaATCCTCTCCCCGCTAAAAAGGGGATTCACTAAAAATACTTATATACCACCTCGAGTTGACATAAACTTCGAAGGGATCGAGTTAGAAATCTCCCTCTCGACATTGATCTTTCTTTGCAGGGAGGAACAGCAATCGAAGGCTCGCCTCGACTCGAtcgataagatgctccttgacccGATTCGATTCTTTCGCCACATCACTGAATCCTCGTATGGACGACTTTGCAACTTCGAGACGGAACCTAGTCAACTCCTTAACCATGACATTAAAGTTTCACAGCACTACCTCTTTTTAATAGAGAGAACACCTTATGGATTAATATATGATCTTTTTTCTTTATGGTTATTTAAAACGTATATTTTCATGTCTTggcattgaaatttttttttaactctTTCATATATTTGTGGACAAAGCCATTGAGTTATTGTGAGACAGAGCCATATATAGAAAGATCCTTAACTAAGTTATATTCCACTTATCCAAAAACATTCTGTTGTGAATTTTGATCTTTCAAATGAGTTTAAATCTATTTCCAAGTTGATTTCGGATAACCAATATAATAGTAATATACTATATCAAATTACCCCCAGTGATGATGTTGCTTACTTGCTATCATTGTCAATTCCCTGTGAATCTTATGAAATCATCGAAATGATTGTCGCAACCACAAAAAGTCAAAGTGAGATCTCTCTTATGCAAGATGTTGGCTCTAACCAGTGAGGAAATGACTCCAATGCACCGGTCTTAGGAGGGTGGAGATCACGGTATGCGATAACATATTTTGGACCTGAGCCACGTCATCACGAACATAGACCCTCGAGGCATAGATCAGGCACCACGTCACACCCCTGATTCAGCACAAGGGCCGCCTTCATCCCATGTCGAGCTGAAGCCCGTACAAGAAGATGTCCTCTCGACAAGTCTCACATCAGAAAGCTTGGGACGACGTCGTGTGACGTCGTTCCGCGCATACCGGACGACGATTGCACGAAGGTACAAACTCGCTACTCGAGGGGTCGATCGATACGCTATACTCAATTTTGTCAAAGCTCTCACCGGTCTTATTTCAAAGAGAgtaccccaaaaaaaaaaaaaaaaaaaaaaaaaaaaaaaaaaaaaaaagaggtggcTGATGCCGTAATCTATGCTTTGATATTCGTTAATGGCCACGTGTCCGCTTGAGTTAATCCTTCTAAACATCGGACGATCTTCGATCGCGGCTACGTAGCGACGCGACAAGAAGGGAGGGAAAGGTGAGAAAAGAAAGGGATGCCGGTGGAGATTGAGGTCAACTCCTCCGTCCTCGACGACTATTTCATCGGCCACCGCCTCGGCCTCATTCCCCTCACCAGCGACGACGCAATGCCCGTGCGCTTCTCCCGGGACTGCGACGCCTGCGACGGCGATGGCTTGTGCGAGTTCTGCTCCGTCGAGTTCTTCCTCAGCGTCCGCTCCGACTCGGACCACACCCTCGACGTCACCAGTGCCGACCTCCACACAACCAACCCCCGCGTCTGCCCCGTCGACGTCCCCGCCAAGGCCCCGTCGTCCGCCGAGCAGAAGTACTCACTCTCCCTCCCTATCATATTCTACTCGACCTCGTTCCCACCTTTTAGTATATCAGATCGTAAACCCTAGACCCGACTTTTTGCGTTTCATGCTTAAACCCTTAAACCCACGAAAATATTTTAGGAAGATGCGGGTGGGACGCCTAATGCAAATGATATCGGTTTGGATTGAACGTCTTGAACCTCCCAAGTCTTGGAACCCTAGTTCTATGCGCCGCTCCTTTTATGTAGTTCATCATTTTTGCACAGTGTTTTGCATCACAATGTCTGCGCTATACGTTTTCCCATCGTTATGTCATCGATGGACGTGACAAATGATAAGCTGTTTCACAGCTAAGTGAACGAGTAGGCACGTTTCCTGTTGATTGGTGTATTTAAGCTCTGTGATCCTTTTCTGTCGGGACTATTGTTCTGTATTGACAGATCTTAAAATCTGGGTTTCATGGACAGGAAGGGGATAGGGATGCAAAAGCTTTCCGATAGATATAAACCATTATGTACCGGCTGTATCAAAGGCCAAGTCCGTCTCTTGTTAGAAGAGATTAGATAGCAACTTCCTAAGCATATAAGAAAAGAAGCTTTAATGGTTGGCGAAGACACAGAAAATTAGGGATCTAAATTGGCCTTGTTGGCTTTGTCATCTTGTTGTATTATATTTTGGTTATAACTATGTTTGATTCTTGGTGAAAAAAAGAGAACGCTTGTTGGTTGTATATGATTACAGTCACAAGCGTTGGGGCTTATAACTTTATTTTCTCATTTCTGTCTGAATTTT comes from Musa acuminata AAA Group cultivar baxijiao chromosome BXJ3-3, Cavendish_Baxijiao_AAA, whole genome shotgun sequence and encodes:
- the LOC135583325 gene encoding DNA-directed RNA polymerases II, IV and V subunit 3-like; its protein translation is MPVEIEVNSSVLDDYFIGHRLGLIPLTSDDAMPVRFSRDCDACDGDGLCEFCSVEFFLSVRSDSDHTLDVTSADLHTTNPRVCPVDVPAKAPSSAEQNFVTSGVIIVKLRRGQELKLRAVARKGIGKDHAE